In one window of Streptomyces sp. FXJ1.172 DNA:
- a CDS encoding MFS transporter, protein MPTATPRAPAQCPRQVVHSRTTNRAAPFALNASVLAALLAASSAPTPLYPRYQDAWDLSALTITVVFSAYSLTLLLALLTTGALSDHLGRRPVLVGALLVEAAAMVLLASADGAGALIAARVLQGAATGTATSAAGAALLDLENPWRPGRSALTNSIAPVTGMAAGVLASTLLVHFAPAPTVTVYVVLAVLFAVQAAVIPFTAETARPHAGALRSLRPALAVPLSARRALLAAGAGVVAIWALGGFYSSLGPALVRLVAPGAPQAVGGMVFFTLTAAAALTVWTLRRTAPHVAATGGSLAVILATALTLSGLHGAGLPAVYGGAALAGIAFGAVSQAALRMTLASLHAQDRAATLAAYYILSYLSMSLPAIAAGAATQHYGLRTTAHAYAMAAALLAVAALAALAASRRRAAHSTHNDLP, encoded by the coding sequence ATGCCCACCGCCACACCACGAGCACCCGCGCAATGTCCCCGCCAAGTCGTCCACAGCCGCACGACCAACCGCGCGGCGCCCTTCGCCCTGAACGCCTCGGTCCTGGCCGCCCTCCTCGCGGCATCCAGCGCACCCACACCGCTCTACCCCCGCTACCAGGACGCCTGGGACCTGTCCGCGCTCACCATCACCGTGGTCTTCAGCGCCTACTCCCTGACCCTGCTGCTGGCCCTGCTCACCACCGGAGCGCTCTCCGACCACCTGGGTCGACGCCCCGTACTGGTGGGCGCCCTGCTGGTGGAGGCCGCCGCCATGGTGCTGCTGGCCTCGGCGGACGGCGCCGGTGCGCTGATCGCCGCCCGTGTCCTGCAGGGAGCGGCCACCGGCACGGCCACCAGCGCCGCGGGCGCGGCCCTCCTCGACCTGGAGAACCCCTGGCGCCCGGGCCGGTCCGCCCTGACGAACAGCATTGCTCCAGTGACGGGCATGGCCGCCGGCGTCCTGGCCTCCACCCTCCTCGTCCATTTCGCACCCGCCCCCACGGTGACTGTGTACGTCGTGCTGGCGGTCCTCTTCGCAGTCCAGGCGGCCGTGATCCCGTTCACCGCGGAGACGGCCCGCCCGCACGCCGGTGCCCTGCGGTCGCTGCGCCCCGCACTCGCCGTGCCACTGTCGGCACGCCGCGCCCTGCTGGCGGCCGGCGCCGGTGTCGTCGCCATCTGGGCCCTGGGCGGCTTCTACTCCTCTCTCGGGCCGGCGCTCGTGCGCCTCGTGGCTCCCGGCGCCCCGCAGGCGGTCGGCGGAATGGTCTTCTTCACGCTCACCGCCGCGGCGGCACTCACGGTGTGGACACTGAGGCGCACTGCGCCGCACGTCGCCGCCACCGGCGGAAGCCTGGCCGTCATCCTGGCCACGGCCTTGACGCTGAGCGGTCTGCACGGAGCAGGCCTGCCCGCCGTCTACGGCGGCGCCGCCCTGGCCGGAATCGCCTTCGGCGCCGTCTCCCAAGCGGCGCTGCGCATGACACTCGCCTCACTCCACGCGCAGGACCGTGCCGCGACCCTGGCCGCCTACTACATCCTCAGCTACCTCTCCATGAGCCTGCCCGCCATCGCCGCGGGCGCCGCCACCCAGCACTACGGGCTGCGCACGACCGCCCACGCCTACGCCATGGCCGCCGCCCTGCTCGCCGTCGCGGCTCTGGCAGCACTGGCCGCGTCGCGGCGCAGAGCAGCCCACAGCACACACAACGACCTTCCGTAA
- a CDS encoding MBL fold metallo-hydrolase has product MSTPPATDPTAIPSWTVGGITVHRIDEVLLPPATGAWLLPGATPGLVAEQDWLRPHFADDEGVLRLDSHSFAFTVGGLRVLVDTGIGNGKQRANPAWHDLDTDYLQRLTAAGFPPDSVDLVILTHLHADHVGWNTQQVNGEWVPTFPKARYLTSRTEREFWAGYDMEEARAQMFRDSVIPVEEAGLLDLLDVPARGADVAPGLRLLPTPGHTPGHIAVELTSHGRTALITGDCIHHPVQLAHPAIGACVDIDPQQSKTSRRTLLASLADTDTLVLGTHFAPPTAGHVVTHQGAYRLSPVPADSH; this is encoded by the coding sequence ATGAGCACTCCACCGGCCACCGACCCCACCGCCATCCCCTCCTGGACCGTGGGCGGCATCACTGTCCACCGCATCGACGAGGTTCTCCTGCCGCCCGCGACCGGAGCGTGGCTGCTGCCCGGCGCCACCCCGGGCCTCGTCGCCGAACAGGACTGGCTGCGCCCCCACTTCGCCGACGACGAGGGCGTCCTGCGCCTCGACAGTCACAGTTTCGCGTTCACCGTCGGCGGGCTGCGCGTCCTGGTGGACACCGGCATCGGCAACGGCAAGCAGCGCGCCAACCCCGCCTGGCACGACCTGGACACCGACTACCTTCAGCGTCTCACCGCCGCCGGATTCCCCCCGGACTCGGTCGACCTCGTGATCCTCACCCATCTGCACGCCGACCATGTCGGCTGGAACACGCAGCAGGTGAACGGTGAGTGGGTTCCCACCTTCCCCAAGGCCCGTTACCTGACCTCCCGCACCGAGCGGGAGTTCTGGGCCGGGTACGACATGGAGGAGGCACGCGCGCAGATGTTCCGGGACTCCGTGATCCCGGTGGAGGAGGCAGGGCTGCTCGATCTTCTCGACGTCCCCGCCCGGGGCGCCGACGTCGCCCCGGGCCTGCGCCTGCTCCCCACCCCCGGCCACACTCCCGGCCACATCGCCGTCGAGCTGACCAGCCACGGCCGGACGGCTCTGATCACCGGCGACTGCATCCACCACCCCGTCCAGCTCGCCCACCCCGCCATCGGTGCCTGCGTCGACATCGACCCGCAACAGTCCAAGACCTCGCGTCGCACACTGCTCGCCTCACTCGCCGACACGGACACTCTCGTCCTGGGCACCCATTTCGCACCGCCCACAGCCGGCCATGTCGTCACCCATCAGGGCGCCTACCGGCTCTCGCCCGTCCCCGCCGACTCGCACTGA
- a CDS encoding helix-turn-helix domain-containing protein codes for MAHDDNQDDNRLGSFLRSRRERIDASSAGVVSHTRRRVKGLRREDLALLAGVSPSYCTRIEQGRDRHPSREILEALARVLRLDDTERSYLWSLVAPYSHRRLAAARPRSTPCGREYRCCWSGGSTCPPSSSVPVATYWPAPPSRPGSTRPGARGTT; via the coding sequence ATGGCTCATGACGACAACCAGGACGACAACCGCCTCGGCTCCTTCCTGCGCAGCCGCCGAGAGCGGATCGACGCCTCCTCCGCCGGCGTTGTCAGCCACACACGGCGCCGGGTCAAGGGACTGCGCCGTGAGGATTTGGCGCTGCTCGCGGGCGTGAGTCCCTCCTACTGCACCCGCATTGAGCAGGGCCGCGACCGGCACCCCTCCCGCGAGATCCTCGAAGCACTGGCCCGCGTGCTGCGCCTGGACGACACCGAGCGGAGCTACCTCTGGTCCCTGGTGGCGCCGTACTCGCACCGGCGGCTGGCAGCGGCCCGGCCCCGGTCGACACCCTGCGGCCGGGAGTATCGGTGTTGCTGGAGCGGTGGGTCGACCTGCCCGCCATCGTCGTCGGTCCCCGTCGCGACGTACTGGCCGGCACCGCCCTCGCGGCCCGGGTCAACCCGGCCTGGAGCCCGGGGCACAACCTGA
- a CDS encoding MmyB family transcriptional regulator gives MLERWVDLPAIVVGPRRDVLAGTALAARVNPAWSPGHNLIEFTFLDPRARVVYLDWEDIAIQAVAGLRTTAAGRPAELAGFVASMRERSEMFRAMWDSHDVYDRVAGQKRLAVEDVGVLSLDFETFALAGPEGHVLYVYFPRPGSKDDAALRLLAAERRAAKEDESRP, from the coding sequence TTGCTGGAGCGGTGGGTCGACCTGCCCGCCATCGTCGTCGGTCCCCGTCGCGACGTACTGGCCGGCACCGCCCTCGCGGCCCGGGTCAACCCGGCCTGGAGCCCGGGGCACAACCTGATCGAGTTCACCTTCCTCGACCCGCGCGCCCGGGTCGTGTACCTCGACTGGGAGGACATCGCCATTCAGGCCGTCGCCGGTCTGCGCACCACCGCAGCGGGCCGGCCCGCAGAACTCGCTGGATTCGTGGCGAGCATGCGCGAACGCAGCGAGATGTTCCGCGCCATGTGGGACTCGCACGACGTGTACGACCGCGTCGCCGGCCAGAAACGGCTCGCGGTCGAAGACGTCGGTGTCCTCTCCCTCGATTTCGAGACGTTCGCCCTCGCCGGCCCGGAGGGGCACGTGCTGTACGTGTACTTCCCGCGCCCCGGCAGCAAGGACGACGCGGCACTGCGGCTCCTTGCGGCAGAGAGGCGTGCGGCGAAGGAAGACGAGAGTCGGCCGTAG